In Risungbinella massiliensis, a single window of DNA contains:
- a CDS encoding DUF6376 family protein, which produces MKKRSIWIISLVLMFALSGCGLISDVTNTVDYIDEASEYINMMTAFSNEGPNLFDQAVQDPAAAQELMNRLTQLKQGMEEFNSLTPPESIQEIHQQIEDANVQMIGAIDSYEKGFQDGTFNPQQLLQNNELIQTIQGINNTLQELENFQQ; this is translated from the coding sequence ATGAAGAAACGTTCCATATGGATTATCAGTCTAGTGTTGATGTTTGCTCTCAGTGGGTGTGGACTCATATCGGATGTCACAAATACAGTAGATTACATTGACGAAGCTAGTGAATATATTAATATGATGACAGCTTTTTCGAATGAAGGTCCGAATCTTTTCGACCAAGCAGTACAAGATCCAGCTGCTGCACAAGAGCTGATGAACCGGCTTACCCAATTGAAACAAGGGATGGAGGAGTTTAATAGCTTAACTCCACCTGAGTCCATTCAAGAGATTCACCAACAGATTGAAGATGCCAATGTTCAAATGATCGGTGCAATCGACTCGTATGAAAAGGGTTTCCAAGACGGGACTTTTAACCCACAACAACTCTTACAAAACAATGAGTTGATCCAAACGATCCAGGGGATTAACAACACTCTACAAGAACTAGAAAACTTCCAACAATAA
- a CDS encoding ArsB/NhaD family transporter — protein MTTIALVIFLVTYAFIITEKGNRAVLALLGAVLMIVADVLDVHKAFTHYIEWNTITLLIGMMILVGITNQTGVFQYLAVRAAKLVKGNPVQILVILSLLTALLSAFLDNVTTVLLVVPLTLSITQMLGVNPYPYLISQIIASNIGGTATLIGDPPNIMIGSAVKHLTFNQFLINLAPIAFIILGVTVSLFYFLYRNQLKSDPEKVQKLMALDEKEYIHDPVLLRKALTVLGLTIVGFMLHSILHLEASVIAIGGATILMLIAVEEKYIEETFQQIEWTTIFFFVGLFTMVGALQEVGVIKYLATLLLNATNGDIADTAIYVLWGSGIASAIIDNIPFVATMIPLIQDLAVGMGYAIDSPQMDALWWSLALGACLGGNGTLIGASANVVVANMAARSGYPITYWKFLKVGAPFTLLALGMAHLYIYLRYLLFLP, from the coding sequence ATGACAACAATTGCTTTGGTAATCTTTCTAGTTACGTACGCATTTATTATTACAGAAAAAGGAAATCGAGCGGTATTAGCCTTGTTAGGCGCCGTGTTGATGATCGTAGCCGACGTTTTGGATGTCCATAAAGCCTTCACTCATTACATAGAGTGGAACACGATTACCCTGTTGATTGGAATGATGATTTTGGTTGGAATCACCAATCAGACGGGCGTTTTTCAGTATTTGGCTGTTCGAGCTGCTAAGCTAGTCAAGGGAAATCCTGTTCAGATACTAGTCATTCTATCATTATTGACAGCGCTATTATCTGCATTTCTTGATAATGTGACGACAGTCCTGCTAGTTGTTCCACTAACGCTCTCTATCACGCAAATGTTGGGAGTCAATCCTTATCCATATTTAATCTCTCAGATTATCGCTTCCAATATAGGTGGAACGGCGACGCTAATCGGAGATCCACCGAATATTATGATCGGCTCTGCAGTAAAACACCTGACCTTCAATCAATTTTTAATCAACCTTGCTCCGATTGCTTTCATTATTTTAGGAGTAACGGTATCGTTATTTTATTTCCTTTATCGTAACCAATTGAAAAGTGATCCTGAAAAAGTACAAAAATTGATGGCATTGGATGAAAAAGAATATATCCACGATCCAGTGCTATTACGAAAAGCATTGACCGTACTCGGACTCACGATAGTTGGTTTTATGCTCCATTCCATTCTACACCTAGAAGCTTCGGTGATCGCAATTGGTGGTGCGACGATCCTAATGCTAATTGCAGTGGAAGAAAAATATATCGAGGAAACTTTTCAACAGATTGAATGGACTACTATCTTTTTCTTCGTAGGATTGTTTACGATGGTTGGAGCACTCCAAGAGGTAGGGGTTATTAAATACTTGGCAACGCTCTTACTTAATGCAACCAACGGTGATATAGCCGACACTGCGATCTATGTTCTATGGGGATCAGGGATTGCCTCTGCCATAATTGATAACATCCCATTTGTAGCAACTATGATACCTCTGATTCAAGATCTGGCGGTAGGTATGGGTTATGCCATCGATTCTCCTCAGATGGATGCTCTTTGGTGGTCACTTGCATTAGGCGCTTGTCTCGGTGGTAATGGAACGCTAATTGGAGCTTCAGCTAATGTGGTGGTGGCCAATATGGCCGCTCGCTCTGGTTATCCCATCACCTATTGGAAATTCCTGAAGGTCGGTGCTCCGTTTACTCTCTTAGCATTAGGGATGGCTCATCTTTACATTTACTTACGTTATCTCCTCTTCTTGCCCTAA
- a CDS encoding PHP domain-containing protein produces MRIYQNLTLGTFDLHMHSTFSDGKFTPEELVEMAKNLNLSTIALTDHDTLAGYPRMKQAAEAIGIRVIPGVEISTSWKEKNVDVLGYEIQDVSWLDSQLAVFREARLNRAGQIIEKLGQMGMSITLEDVKRYAKEGVIARPHIARALVEKGYAFSVQEVFEHYLGDGLAADVPKKQLPLQEGIELIRKAGGIAVLAHPIYLEKMVDEILTESWDGIEVWHRNHTPADAKRFAEMAEKHGLIMTGGSDYHDTNHQMGKFS; encoded by the coding sequence ATGCGTATTTACCAGAACTTAACCCTTGGTACATTTGATCTACATATGCACAGTACGTTTTCCGATGGCAAATTCACCCCAGAAGAACTAGTTGAAATGGCAAAAAATCTGAATCTGTCGACCATCGCATTAACCGATCATGATACATTAGCTGGATACCCAAGAATGAAGCAGGCAGCAGAAGCAATAGGGATTCGAGTAATTCCTGGAGTTGAGATCAGTACCAGCTGGAAAGAGAAAAATGTTGATGTATTAGGATACGAAATCCAAGATGTATCTTGGTTAGATTCCCAATTAGCAGTCTTTCGAGAAGCCAGACTCAATCGAGCGGGTCAAATAATAGAAAAGCTTGGACAAATGGGCATGTCCATCACGCTTGAAGATGTAAAGCGTTATGCCAAAGAAGGAGTAATAGCACGACCTCACATTGCTAGGGCTCTTGTAGAAAAAGGATATGCTTTCTCTGTACAAGAAGTCTTCGAACATTATTTGGGAGACGGTCTAGCAGCAGATGTCCCTAAAAAACAGCTTCCACTTCAAGAGGGCATAGAACTTATTCGCAAAGCAGGCGGTATAGCAGTCTTAGCCCACCCAATCTATTTAGAAAAGATGGTTGATGAAATTTTAACAGAATCGTGGGATGGAATCGAGGTTTGGCACCGAAATCATACTCCCGCCGATGCAAAACGCTTTGCAGAAATGGCGGAAAAACATGGGCTCATCATGACTGGTGGATCGGATTACCACGATACCAATCACCAGATGGGAAAATTTTCCTAA
- a CDS encoding HAD hydrolase family protein codes for MVPATDTLAEEISELVGNQIQLLITDRNQLIQIMEKSVSKEAALKRILNTLSMTSSQCIVFGDGTQSQS; via the coding sequence TTGGTTCCTGCTACTGACACTCTTGCCGAGGAGATTTCTGAGTTAGTTGGGAATCAAATTCAACTTCTCATCACGGATCGGAACCAATTGATTCAGATCATGGAAAAAAGCGTGTCCAAGGAAGCTGCTCTCAAGCGAATTTTAAACACCTTATCCATGACGAGTTCACAGTGTATTGTTTTTGGAGATGGAACGCAGTCCCAGAGTTAA
- a CDS encoding GNAT family N-acetyltransferase: protein MILGDEGEKMLEIHELSERTDLFDEAVRVFWENWGNEQNYKFYHDCMFHSCKTTEKIPRFYIALLNESIIGTYALIRNDLNSRQDLFPWFACLYVNPEHRGKAIGSQLLEHAIQEIGKKGYQNLYLTTDLEGYYEKYGWTHITEAYGVNGGAIIVYKKSADRFR from the coding sequence GTGATTTTAGGAGACGAGGGAGAAAAGATGTTAGAGATACATGAATTGAGCGAAAGAACAGATTTATTTGACGAAGCTGTTAGGGTATTTTGGGAGAATTGGGGAAATGAACAAAACTATAAGTTTTATCACGATTGCATGTTTCATTCTTGCAAAACAACTGAGAAAATACCAAGGTTTTATATTGCTCTATTAAATGAATCAATCATCGGAACATATGCTTTAATTCGAAACGATCTTAATAGTCGTCAGGACTTGTTCCCATGGTTTGCCTGCTTATATGTTAATCCAGAGCACAGAGGAAAAGCGATTGGTTCTCAACTTCTCGAACACGCTATTCAAGAGATAGGTAAAAAAGGATACCAAAATCTTTACCTAACTACTGATCTAGAAGGATACTACGAAAAATACGGTTGGACTCATATAACAGAGGCATATGGTGTAAATGGTGGAGCGATAATAGTTTATAAGAAATCGGCAGATCGGTTTCGATGA
- a CDS encoding deoxyribonuclease IV: MLKIGSHVSFSNRGLLNAAEEAITYGSSTFMVYTGAPQNTRRKPIEDQFVEEGKAVMDKHGIKEIVVHAPYIVNLATYKDDKFDFAVRFLQEEIERTDYLGVKNIVLHPGSFTDKDAKYGIERIAEGLNGVLSGVKDTKVNIALETMAGKGTELGRSFEEIAAIMEKVEDNHRLTVCMDTCHVHEAGYDIVHDFDGVIKQFDEIIGLDRLAVIHLNDSKNFRGAGKDRHAPVGAGLIGFDAMKHIVDHEKIRNLPLVLETPWISKTKGMERPMYEMEIALLRGEVEKRFGSDFLDHVERLEFFFREQEVDRRDFVVNTWKLLKNDAKAKKEDSREPMERLYDMVVNARLFTNLREEQINHRITAWFAGKHAFQS; encoded by the coding sequence ATGTTAAAAATAGGATCGCACGTATCGTTCTCAAACAGAGGACTGCTAAATGCTGCCGAAGAAGCGATTACATATGGATCAAGTACATTCATGGTATATACAGGGGCACCACAAAATACACGGCGCAAACCGATTGAAGATCAATTTGTTGAGGAAGGCAAAGCCGTGATGGACAAGCATGGTATCAAAGAGATTGTCGTGCATGCGCCATATATTGTGAATCTAGCCACTTATAAAGATGACAAGTTCGACTTCGCCGTCCGCTTTCTACAAGAAGAAATTGAGCGGACTGACTATCTAGGTGTGAAAAACATCGTACTCCATCCAGGATCCTTTACCGACAAAGATGCAAAATACGGCATTGAGAGAATTGCAGAAGGACTAAATGGGGTATTGAGTGGAGTCAAAGACACAAAAGTGAATATTGCGCTAGAAACAATGGCCGGCAAAGGAACAGAATTGGGTCGTAGTTTTGAGGAAATAGCGGCAATCATGGAGAAAGTGGAAGATAATCACAGACTTACAGTATGTATGGATACATGCCATGTTCACGAAGCAGGTTATGATATTGTCCATGATTTTGATGGTGTAATCAAACAATTTGATGAGATTATCGGTTTAGATCGTCTAGCTGTTATCCATCTAAATGACAGTAAAAACTTCCGCGGAGCGGGGAAAGACCGCCATGCTCCTGTAGGTGCCGGACTGATTGGATTTGATGCGATGAAACATATCGTAGATCATGAAAAAATACGGAATTTGCCGCTTGTTCTAGAAACACCATGGATTAGTAAGACAAAAGGCATGGAGCGTCCAATGTACGAGATGGAAATTGCTCTGCTTCGAGGAGAGGTGGAAAAACGGTTTGGGAGCGATTTTCTGGACCATGTAGAGCGTTTGGAATTCTTTTTCCGCGAGCAAGAGGTCGACCGACGTGATTTTGTTGTTAACACATGGAAGTTACTTAAGAACGACGCGAAAGCGAAGAAAGAAGACAGCCGCGAGCCAATGGAACGGCTGTACGATATGGTTGTAAATGCTAGACTGTTTACAAATCTACGAGAAGAGCAGATCAATCATCGAATAACCGCTTGGTTTGCTGGCAAGCATGCGTTCCAATCGTAA
- a CDS encoding CGNR zinc finger domain-containing protein, with translation MPFPLVSGHLSLDLVNTEVVKRGIRQNLLISEGELVDWINTMQNAGNLFNGQFDIESVLADGLYPVLVLRQFLRSGFEKIAEGEQVSDDWLSYLENLNKRAPFTYKLISNKLVPIPVGHPVDAIISLVAFDALQLHASGDLKNLRRCNNPDCVLLFMDTSDRRKWCSMKICGNRTKVARHQKRQEEKQSK, from the coding sequence ATGCCTTTTCCACTAGTATCTGGACATTTATCCCTAGATCTCGTAAACACGGAAGTTGTGAAAAGAGGCATTCGGCAGAACTTACTCATTTCCGAGGGGGAATTAGTTGATTGGATCAACACAATGCAGAATGCTGGAAATTTATTTAATGGTCAGTTCGACATAGAATCTGTTCTTGCGGATGGGTTGTATCCTGTGTTAGTACTTCGTCAGTTTTTACGAAGTGGATTTGAGAAAATCGCTGAAGGAGAGCAAGTAAGTGATGATTGGCTTTCATATCTTGAAAACCTAAATAAACGAGCTCCTTTCACGTATAAACTAATATCTAATAAACTTGTGCCGATCCCTGTTGGTCATCCAGTCGATGCAATTATTTCTCTGGTAGCGTTCGATGCATTACAATTACATGCATCAGGAGATTTGAAAAACCTTCGTCGTTGTAACAATCCAGACTGTGTTTTATTGTTTATGGATACTAGCGATCGGCGAAAATGGTGTTCGATGAAGATATGCGGGAATCGTACAAAAGTAGCCCGTCACCAAAAACGACAGGAAGAGAAGCAAAGTAAATAG
- a CDS encoding nuclear transport factor 2 family protein: protein MSKSIKPPFTYETALAKVKAAEEAWNTRNPELVAQAYTPDSQWRNRTEFFEGREAIKQFLTRKWAKELDYRLMKELWCYTENRISVRFEYEWRDAETGQWMRTHENEHWEFDDDGLMKRRDMSANDYPIQESERRYR from the coding sequence TTGTCAAAATCTATTAAACCTCCTTTTACTTATGAGACTGCTCTAGCCAAGGTAAAAGCTGCCGAAGAAGCATGGAATACACGAAATCCAGAACTAGTAGCTCAAGCTTATACTCCAGATTCACAATGGAGAAACCGAACTGAATTTTTTGAAGGTAGGGAAGCAATAAAACAATTTTTGACGCGAAAATGGGCAAAAGAACTGGATTATCGTCTAATGAAGGAACTTTGGTGTTACACGGAAAATCGTATATCGGTTCGTTTCGAATACGAGTGGCGAGATGCCGAAACAGGTCAATGGATGAGAACACATGAAAATGAACATTGGGAATTCGATGATGATGGCCTCATGAAACGTCGGGATATGAGTGCAAATGACTATCCAATTCAAGAGTCTGAACGCCGATATCGGTAG
- the tnpA gene encoding IS200/IS605 family transposase, whose amino-acid sequence MSKNTVKHARTCVYNVNYHMVWSVKYRRAVLDQEIETYLKVIFQEIAEEKGFEVAMMEVGEQDHVHVFASAHPKVAPSYIVKMLKGISARKLFLKFPRLRNKLWGGHLWNSSFYMETIGSISEETIRKYIEKKIK is encoded by the coding sequence ATGAGTAAAAACACTGTAAAACACGCTAGGACTTGCGTGTATAATGTCAACTACCACATGGTATGGTCGGTGAAGTATCGTAGAGCCGTACTGGATCAAGAGATTGAAACGTATCTAAAAGTTATTTTTCAAGAGATTGCGGAGGAGAAAGGGTTTGAAGTAGCTATGATGGAGGTGGGAGAGCAAGACCACGTCCATGTCTTTGCTTCTGCTCATCCTAAAGTAGCTCCATCATACATTGTGAAAATGTTGAAAGGTATTTCCGCTAGGAAGTTATTTCTAAAGTTCCCGAGGCTAAGAAATAAGTTATGGGGTGGTCATCTTTGGAATAGCAGCTTCTACATGGAAACCATTGGCTCTATTTCGGAAGAAACGATTCGTAAGTACATTGAAAAGAAAATCAAATGA
- a CDS encoding RNA-guided endonuclease InsQ/TnpB family protein, which produces MSTHSTGKQVGVDLGVRHLAITSDGEFFEHPKYFRKSERKLKRLQRIVSKRKKGSNRRRKAVALLAKLHEYIANQRKDIAHKISRYLVDRYDLIAFEDLNIKGMVLNHKLAKSIVDAGWNQLVQFTSYKAEYAGKQVIQVDSYNTSQTCSKCGQIVKKERKDRVHSCSCGYTEDRDVNAARNILHKAVGHVPTLKCGQLELNLI; this is translated from the coding sequence GTGTCAACACACTCGACAGGGAAACAAGTCGGTGTTGATCTTGGTGTTAGACATCTTGCTATTACATCTGATGGCGAATTTTTCGAACACCCTAAGTATTTTAGAAAGTCAGAACGCAAACTAAAACGACTTCAGCGCATAGTATCTAAACGTAAGAAAGGTTCCAATCGTCGTAGAAAGGCTGTAGCTTTGCTTGCAAAGCTACATGAGTACATAGCAAATCAAAGAAAAGACATTGCCCATAAAATTAGTAGGTATCTAGTAGATCGCTATGATCTAATTGCCTTTGAAGATCTGAATATCAAAGGAATGGTCTTGAATCACAAATTAGCCAAAAGTATTGTGGATGCTGGATGGAATCAACTTGTACAGTTCACTTCCTACAAAGCAGAATATGCTGGTAAGCAAGTAATACAAGTTGACTCATACAACACGTCTCAGACTTGCTCAAAATGTGGTCAGATCGTAAAAAAAGAACGAAAAGATAGAGTCCATAGTTGCTCTTGCGGTTATACAGAAGATAGAGATGTAAATGCGGCAAGAAACATACTACATAAAGCAGTTGGACATGTTCCAACGCTAAAATGCGGACAGTTAGAACTAAACCTAATATAG
- a CDS encoding DinB family protein, which produces MLFDLKPNKNMDQITGLLHATVSDTYLRLKDLVKGMTQGEIEYTGPNRDLNSTAQLLRHLAVVDLHWVYRFKGEPIMEEHKQIYGPMLDENGRIPLVKGVSLEQLLHEYDQVQQMFEAICMELTDSDLNRRVYYENGAEATTRWGIWHIADHSRYHQANIKQLKLMYTKEAEQLT; this is translated from the coding sequence ATGCTATTTGACCTTAAACCTAATAAAAATATGGATCAAATTACCGGTCTTTTGCATGCAACTGTATCAGATACATATCTTCGTCTAAAAGACTTAGTCAAGGGCATGACTCAGGGAGAAATAGAATATACAGGGCCAAATAGAGATTTAAATAGTACAGCCCAACTACTTAGACATCTTGCTGTAGTAGATTTACATTGGGTTTATCGCTTTAAGGGAGAACCTATTATGGAAGAGCATAAACAAATATATGGACCTATGTTGGATGAGAATGGACGTATTCCGTTAGTAAAAGGTGTATCATTAGAGCAACTGTTACATGAATATGATCAAGTCCAACAAATGTTTGAGGCTATCTGTATGGAATTAACTGATTCTGATTTGAACCGACGTGTATATTATGAAAATGGCGCAGAAGCTACTACACGTTGGGGTATTTGGCATATAGCGGATCATAGTCGATACCACCAAGCAAATATAAAACAGTTGAAGTTAATGTATACGAAAGAGGCAGAGCAATTGACCTAA
- a CDS encoding DinB family protein, whose amino-acid sequence MSIGHAYLTTVRKRFGEMKKTAEQAMNQIDPEQLFQLIHEESNSIAVIVQHMSGNMISRWTNFFDSDGEKPDRNRDQEFIAYISDREKLLEFWELGWRTFFQTLDQITEDDLLRTIYIRKEAHTVMEAIERQMYHYSYHVGQIVFLAKWFCGSDWNSLTIPKKKYPKKKY is encoded by the coding sequence ATGAGTATAGGTCATGCGTATCTGACTACAGTACGCAAACGGTTTGGTGAGATGAAGAAGACAGCAGAACAGGCTATGAATCAGATCGATCCTGAACAGCTATTTCAGCTCATACATGAAGAATCCAATAGTATTGCTGTCATTGTTCAACATATGAGTGGCAATATGATTTCGCGTTGGACCAATTTCTTTGATTCCGATGGTGAAAAGCCTGATCGTAACCGTGATCAAGAATTTATTGCCTATATCTCAGATCGTGAAAAGCTACTAGAATTTTGGGAACTAGGCTGGAGGACATTCTTTCAAACTCTCGATCAAATCACAGAAGATGACCTACTCCGAACGATCTATATTCGAAAAGAGGCTCATACCGTAATGGAAGCTATTGAGCGTCAAATGTATCATTACTCCTATCATGTTGGACAAATCGTATTTTTGGCTAAATGGTTTTGTGGGTCAGACTGGAACAGTCTCACCATTCCAAAAAAGAAATATCCAAAAAAGAAATATTAA
- a CDS encoding AAA family ATPase, with the protein MFVITGIMASGKSTVAQLLAERLDQAVHVRGDTFRKMVVTGRKEFLPNPSSEAMRQLRIRYQLTASVADTYFEAGFHVVVQDVIIGPMLEEFISLIKSRPLFLVVLTPNEQKIAEREMARQKTGYGLWSISELNNTLQTDTPKIGMWLDTTELTPDETVEEILKRAAIEGLLQI; encoded by the coding sequence ATGTTTGTTATTACGGGAATTATGGCCTCCGGAAAATCGACAGTTGCTCAATTATTAGCTGAACGACTGGATCAAGCGGTTCATGTACGTGGGGATACGTTTCGAAAAATGGTTGTAACAGGTAGGAAAGAGTTTCTCCCAAATCCATCTAGTGAAGCTATGCGTCAGCTAAGAATCCGCTACCAACTTACTGCATCTGTAGCGGATACATATTTTGAAGCAGGTTTCCATGTAGTTGTACAAGACGTCATAATTGGACCTATGCTAGAAGAGTTTATCTCTCTTATTAAAAGCCGACCGCTCTTTCTTGTTGTACTAACTCCAAATGAACAAAAGATTGCGGAACGGGAAATGGCTCGCCAAAAAACTGGGTATGGGTTATGGAGTATTTCAGAGTTAAATAACACGTTGCAGACCGATACGCCTAAAATCGGTATGTGGCTAGATACCACGGAACTAACTCCTGATGAGACAGTTGAGGAAATCCTCAAGAGAGCTGCTATTGAAGGACTGTTACAAATCTGA